Below is a genomic region from Henckelia pumila isolate YLH828 chromosome 3, ASM3356847v2, whole genome shotgun sequence.
gtgtgtttgttgcatcgactagcgtattgcccctttacaaaacacgGTGCgctaagggcccaatcccataatccCAAGTTGGATAATTTAAAGAGAGAAACACATTTGTATTCTTCCAATGTGTGACAAGCTATTTCTCCCTACAATTCATTCACAATTTTTCAACACATGAATTATCAAAAAAACTATTCTTTATCTTAAGTTTGGTTCATGTTTTCTTTAATTACGTTGGCCCTTGAATTTGAACAGACGACCCGCACTGTTCATGTTAATTCGTGTGATGGCACATCCCTTCCTACATATGTGatgatttataattttttgtacgggaaaataagttttttggtccattaacttgttcatgttttggttttggtccattaactttttcgatgtgggttttggtgtactaactttgcattttcagagttttttggtccaactgcatacgtgtcaacttctgattggtccaaaatgatgacttggaccaatcaaaagctgacacgtatgcagttggaccaaaaaacactaaaaatgcaaagttagtataCTAAAActcacatcgaaaaagttaatggaccaaaacccaaagaGAATAAATTTACTAgactaaaaaacttatttttccttttttgtACAGGAACATGTTAAGATGCTATATTGACCATAATACCCTTGTGTTGTCTTATTCAACCTTGTCCTCcattaaaattttcaatcttACACTTCCATTTTCAGGAATTCATCTAATTTCAAACCCGAAGTCATCACGCACAAGCAAAAACAATTTATTCTTTAAACACTGAATAATATAACTTGCATTCGGCCGAAATGCTCAAGGTTCAACTTTTCACCCCTATACCCCAAATTGTGAGCTCCAACACTCTCGACCTAGGCCCCCTTAATCCCTCCCAAGGCACCCCCGCcaatttctttctttcttttttttttttctaatttcaTGGATATTACAGAATTCTTTTATCCATAATTGATTACTGGAAATAGGTTGCTATTGCAATCACTTGTTCTTGTATTTCGTAAAGGGTAGCCATTGCTTCGAGGCTTCTTCCGCGAGATTGCAGttaattttttgtttgaaaatttttttgttgtgtggttttgagatttggcTGCTGATGGAGAATAGGAAGGTCTGGACTGTGGAGGGAGATGCTAATGTAATATTGTTagacaccgtttggtttgaggtatgatatatataatatatacataagtaatataatgttacaaaaaataaataagaaatgatagttaaaatagtattggatttgattgatagattatggtttatttgatttgattcattaaattttatataaaaatgttaaatgattattttgtcttttttacaataaataaaataaaaattatattatttataaggggtaatatagtaatttgagttcaatgatttgattgatgtgtgataaataaaaataaatagttaatatatggataaataatatgatgagaagaacgtgagaTGTGATGTGATGAGTTATACGTATATTAATAATATGGTGAACATGACAATGCCTTAGATGttgttaaaattataatttgatGATAAGATAATCGAGGTAAATATGGCCGAGCAAATTTAtgggaaaaaaaatatgaataagtTAAAAGAGTTTTTTTGGTCATTATACAACAttataataaattaatcaatcaaattaaaatcatatcaaaCATCGCATATATTATGATCACATTGTATTATTTATCCTTATAAACTTCTAATCATTAGCATTATTAGTCCTTAAATTAtcatatcactcaaaccaaGCAGTATTTACTATTATTCCGTTGTACGCATTGCGTGCTCATACAGTTTTTTTttaacgaaaataaaaaaataaaaatttaaaatttaaaaatacaaaaaataaatatagtatTTTCCTAAACAAATAggcacaaaaacaaaaatagatatatcaattttataaagtgagtgacattttcgtaaataaaaaaaaaaagtcaaatgACACTAAGTGTCATTTGGATAAATAGCAAAACATATAGTGACTAAAAAAGAGAAAACCACATAATATGATTTTTGCCtaataattttagttttaatgaaaattaatttaGGAATTAGGATATAATATTAATTTCAAATTAAGATTCACCTATTAATTGAGAGTTGGTTAATTAATTAGATGATTtctactataataatatagtaagatgcACTAGTAATTATTACAtgtgaaaattttatatattatatttaatattttagatttgaatAATAAAAATGAAAGATAATGGTTACATATAttaatatgaatttatttattgacaTGCGAGAGGGGGTATTTTTGTGTGTATGTTAAAATGATAGATATAATTATTTCGAAAGAATGATGTATTATCATATATAGAGTCGTGCCTATATTGTTTGATGGGCTTGAGGCATGAAGTAAAATATGGCCCTCTTGTTGTGATGAACAACTGTAAAGTTCAGTTCGTAAATAACAAGTATGATAAACATTTCAttaatacaacataaacaatatattatatcaataaCAAGCCAATAAATATTTGAAAGGTTACATAAATACTACTCGTGTAGCTATTTTAATGGTGGTAACATTTTCAAATCCGCGTAAGCCGGTTTTTGGACTATTATTTCTTTGTTAATCTACAACATACTAGTCAATTTagtatatcctttgaaattgtTGATCGAAAATAATTCTTCGTCAACTGCAACTTGTGAAGCTTATTTCAACTGGTTCAAGCGTTACTTTACTGATCTGGTCTGATGAACAAAATCTTAAAGGTGACATAAGTATTTGTGAATAAACCATTCAAATTTTCTAAGCACTGTAATGTCAATTGCTctttattcattttttaaataatatcatCTCACGAAAATCAAATCCGAACACAATTCAACATCATTAATGTCTGAACGTACGTTGTATTAAAAATTATCGAAGCTTCATACAAAACTTCATCCAGCTAGTTAAAGTTCATTCTTTACCTTCTCCAAATTTAACAAAACCTCAAAAATCTCTTGATATTGTTTAAATTGTTCAAACTGAACTTGAaaagaagatttgatttgatcgattataaacaaaaaaaaatattcaaattggtattcttcttcttctttttaattttttaatattcaaTTAGCTAACCACCTGCTCCAtagtttaattaataaaataaaatcggcCTTATGAAAGGTCCggccaattttattttatataataaatacacaaataatattatatagtGATATTATTAATACTAGCGTATTTGCATACTTGTTTTTTGTgtcgaaaaatttgatttttgttaaaaattaattttggaaaaaaaaatctaataaatttatgtgaacaaaaaataaatgtttaaatattaataataattctatAAGGAGTAGTTAAAATAttatgaattatatatttatattagttGTTTCCcaagaaaattttttaaataatttgaaatttaaattaaagtcATGCCAAGGGACAAAGTTGGTTTTTCTAAGGCCCTCTCACTTGATAaataagtatatatattatattgatGTAGTTTGTTTGTTAATATATACAACATTCTGATTTctttgtcctattcaaaatacaaatacgtgaaattaattatattgttataaattaaatatattgtaTTAAAATATAAGGAGAGTACTAATTCAAGTGTAGCATAGACTCAATCATAGATTGCATATTAATCGATGGATTAAACGTGCATTATATTACTGCATGAAATCTTATATGACTAATAGAAGTATATTTGTAAAAATCAGGAAAAAAAGTTAATTAAGTGAAATAGCCTAACTATATACATATcagatgaatttaatattttcttatcaaTGTTTATTAGATATATCCTCATTAActgagttatatatatatatatatatatatcgatgtATCAATAAAAGACGACTTGATGATTATATTTTTGTCGTGTATTTGATACAAGAGACTCTATCACTGTTTGTACTATAAAAATATGGGGAATGATATTTacttcaaaaatttataaaagcATTTCACTTATTATATTTCATGATGTGTTTTCATACAAAATTATTCCACTtaattatttcatatttttattagaCTTATATATCCTTTCTACTGATTATTCACTTTTCATATCTATTTCATTCTTTGCATATGTTTAGATAATTTAAAACTCCTAATTTAGTTGTCTTCTTTCGCTTTCTTTAACAATATAGATACGAATGCTATTATTCAAAATTCAGAGTTTGTGTATTATATTGTGCAAAGAATGAAATTAGCACCTCCAACAAATATTGAAGGGAAATCCTAATAAAGATTGTCACTCTCCCGTAACTTGTAATTATTTAATCTTTCAAGtaggttttttgtttttttttatcataatttcttttgtttttttatgtgGGAACCCGCGGCCGCTACCTTCGATACACACTGGGTAAACCCCCGGTCTAACGCAATAGCTTGCAAATTACGTTAGTCAAGTAAACCATACTAGGCAAGTCATGTGTGACATGCTAGTTCAAAAAGGTGTTGATAGGgggaatcgaactcctgacctcTGTATAATATTTTCTTGCTACTATTAGTGGtgagattattttttttaaaaaaaagttttaagTGAAAATATTATGATGGTAAATCTTCAATGTAGATATTAGAGTAGATATTTCACCTTCAAAGACTTGTCATAAAAAAAATCTGTATCGATAGGTCATGAAATCTTTAGTGCTAAACGAGCCATATATGTTTAGTTTAGTGCTAAACGAGCCATATATGTTTTGGCAGGTTCCACCAAATTAAAACAAATCTCGTAAAAACACACTCATATATGCACCTTTCTCCTAAAATCGAAAATACCTTCCTTGATAAATCATAATCAAGCGAAAAAGACTTTAATACCCTCAAAACCCTTGCCGCAATCACCCAAGTTTTTTATCTTCTGCCTTTGCCATAAAAACAGTTTCATATAATACgattaaatcatatatttatttgtgaaaatatcATAACTTCgttatatcttttaattttaaaataaaaaaagcaaATATACATAATTATACACGAATAGATTAGCGCGTTGGGGCCTTTGGCCTATTTTGGTTGTTTTGTTTGGTATTCTTTGAATTTTCAAAAGTTCCTTCGAAATGAATTCTATATTTGTATTGTGTCTTACTTttctcaacataaaaataattctgTACCCACAAATTGAgacttataattttttttatattttttactaCGATGGAACCCACCACCATCATATGTATTTGGTAAAGAGACTCATAATTTCTTGATTTAATTTAAGgagaatattaaaaaaaattcagtcacattaaaaaaatattagaataCCCGTTCGGCTTCTCTTCTATTTAATTGCCTTCTCGGCTTCTCCCTACGCCTCagtttataataattaatattaataattgaTGATTCTATTCTTCAATTAAGTTTAACatgtaaattatataaattaacaTATTCTTTCTCAAAGATTCTTTCTATACAATAATGACTTGAGTAAACAAAAGTAACAATCAAATACAAaagtagatttttttttttaatattatgtaAAACTTATTATATAAACTGAAAGAAGATGTATTTAACACGtataatcattaaaaaaaaaaggtggGGGCTATAGTTGAAGAGAAACTTTGTTTTCTTTGTGTTCAAGGTGGCAATCTCAACACCTTGTAAAATCACATTTTTCgaagcacctgttttgtttgccCAAACATCTTATCAATATTTAAGCCACTGAAATGACTTTATGTGAAAGATATtcttgtatttatttaaaatatattacctCCGTTTTAATTATACAGTTCacattttcttttttaatttttaatttattttaaatatataatcatatatcatatttagtaatatttttataCACTCTTTTACTAATATATTTCTATTAATTACAACTTAAAAATTGTGCAACCatttttgaatatattaaataaaaataaaataaaaaatttgtgtaaaatttgttttctcaattcATTATCATTCATGCgtagtttatatatatagtatagatatgtAAAATGTGTTTTACCTTGCGGGATCCAATATAATGGTATATTTACAAATTTTATGAACTCGATACGATGTGATATTATGATCTATTGTATATATTTCTTTAAATTACTCTTTCCTTTTATTTACTCATCAATAAACAGAAGCAGAtaacatttttaatttaattttcacgTCCAAATATCATATCAAATTATGCAATTTCAATTCAAGTACAAAAGCAATTAAGCAACGTGAGTGTTATTCAAAATACATCTTTCAAATCCGTCGATcgaaaaaagaaaaacagaaagaaaaaaatacaaCTTCTCCATCAATTGGTTGGGCACAATTTATGTCGTTGTAGTTATAAAGTTGTTGTAGGggtaaggaaaaaaaaattcaagggtCTGAAGTgaactaggggtgcaaacgaaccgaatcaaGCCGAATAATGTTTAAAATTaaaggctcgaattcggctcgaatTAAGTATATTTGAGTTCGCGATCGATTCGAagctcaaaaatttcaaatattttgattcgagttcgagttcgactcgaaatattcgaacataTTCGTAAACTATTCGAACTAttgctcggatattatggttcgaaaagctcgaaatatccgaaaattttgaaatgtatatatatttattatataattatattatattaataaaatattaagtcTCGCGAACTATTCACGAAGTTATTCatgaacaaaataattttggctcgaaCTCGACtcaaaaaaaagttcgaacatttTCAGATTCGGCTCGAATACGATAAGTtcaaatacgaatcaaatatttatcgagccgGCTCAAAAAGCTCACGAACCTGCTCTCGATTCATTTACACCCCTAGTCTGAACCCCTGCGTGGCCATCTATTCACACGTTGTGCTGTGCTATATAATTGTCTCAACAACACTTAATTAATTACCTGCAcacatgtatgtatgtatatatctatactaatactacacacacacacatatatataggaCAACATTATAGCTAGCTAATTAGTGTCCGAATGAAGAAATCAAGAATGGCGAGGCAAATCGCCGGAGCGAGcatggaggaggaggaggaggaggaggaagaagcTGCAGCTGCTGGAGAGGTAATTGACATGGAATCAGGTGgcgcggcggcggcggcggcccCTGCATGGCTGCAAGGTCTGATGGCGGAGACATTCTTCTCTGGTTGCGGGGCCCACCAGGATCGCAGGAAGAACGAGAAGAACATCTTCTGCCTCAATTGTTGCCGAAGCTTCTGCCCTCACTGCCTCCCTTCTCATCTTCCCTCTCATCCTCTACTCCAGGTACATACATTCTTTAAttacttttatataatataatatactctCTTTCtatttaaattaaacttgagAGTATGATGATATCTGTATTTGACACGTTGATGTGTCatctttcaaatttaaaaactatcaatttattttcaaatttaaaaactatcaatttattttttctttctttagaGAATATGAATCATCAATTTTAATGCATAACAAAAtcatatcatttattttatgtacaCGTATTTTTTAtaatgttaattaattattttttttaaaaaaatgttcttcAATATGAATCATTGATCAGTCATCAAATTCCACCATGATTTCAATTTTCACCCCATGTTTGATATTCTTAATGAATTCCATGCACAAGTTAATAATGAATCAAACCAAgatcaatttttttgaaataaataaattaaatgtgtGTGTATAATTATAAGAATGAAATTGAATATCTAAAAAGAGAAAAGTTGAAGGGTCAGGATTGAACTTTATGGAGGTGTAGTTATAGCCAAATATAGAATGgatgattatatatgtatggatATGGATCCACTTACAAAGAAATTAAAAGCAAAGGAGCTTCTTCCTCAGCTGTTGCTTTCGTTCATACACACGCAGAGTACTACAGTTTGACCCGGAGTCTACTTTGTCTTTACATGCCAATTCAGTAATATTGTACGTACCCACTCATCCCTCATTTAATTCCCGATATCAACAATTATTATGTATCCTACGTACCTaattaactatatatatatacatattattaATTAGCTTAGCTAATTAATAACTATATCTATCCAAAGATTCGTGTGAGTGTTGTGTAATCATCATATGTTtggtggatatatatatatatatatagattacaGAACATGTTAAATTATGTATGAAAATGTCGAGATATATAAATGAGTTAACCCCATGGATAATGCATGTGTCCCGAGCATACCGGTACCATAGATAAGTACTACCACACTACCACATTTAGTACTCTTTTATTTACACTCGTTAATTTCTTTTAGATAGTTGGTTGCAGCATTTAATGATTTTAGATGAATATGTGTACGAGCGTGGTCAGGGGAATTGATAAATGTTTATTGTTAGACGCTGTATTGAGACAGCACGGTGAAATTTTCGTATATTTCGAGATtatatatgaaattaattaataagaTATGGGTGTAGGTGAGGAGATATGTATACCAAGATGTCATTAGATTGGACGACCTTGAGAAGCTCATCGACTGCTCATGCATTCAGGTACTAATCATTTTTTTATGAGATTTGTTTTAATTTGGTGTTGTATTAAGTTATGGTTGTTTTGCAGCCTTACACGATAAATAGTGCCAAAGTAATATTCTTGAATCAGAGAGCACAATCGAGATCATCGTCTTGCAAGCAGCTGAATGGTTCAGGCAACACTTGTTTCACCTGTGACAGAATTCTTCAGCACCCTTTCAATTTCTGTTCCCTCTCTTGCAAGGTCCACTCCTCGATCCCCACCTGCTAAATAATTTCCTTCGTTTTACTCACGCTTATAAATAGTTTTGACATGGTGAGCATCAGCTGAGGTGATCACCATCTAGCTATTAGATGTACATGACGTCTTCTCAACGATGCTCACATAAGTCATGTCCACCTAAAAACTACTTTTAAGTTTATGTCTGTTATATCAGTACCATTGCGTGCACGCAGGTGGATCACATGGTAACACGGGGGGAAGATATGTCTAGCGTTTTACGCAGGTTTGATGACTCTGATTTCGCCATCTCGCAATTCGAGGGGCTGCTCATGGATGGATCGGATCATGAAGGGAGTGGCTCCCATTACGAAATGGGTCGAGGCGAGACTTCGGAGGGACCGGAAGAACCCCGACTTGTGAGAAGAAACACAAAGACCAAGAGGGGATTCATGAGCATGGTCTCATTGAACAATAGAAGAAAAGGAGCCCCCCATAGGTCTCCTCTTTCTTGAATAAAATTAGCATATTATTTACCTATTTTTGAGTACCACTTATTCGATAGTTATAAATACGTGGGTctgtattattattatcttgCTATATTGTTATAGTATATAGTTTTTATTTaactaaattttaattaattggtgaaatttgatattaaattacgattatattttaatttaattttcaacaaaaccaaaattattagacAAATTAATCATTTTATATGATCTTCTGTATCAAAATGACATTTCGCTatctttgtttgtatttttaaattttaaattagatAGTTATCAGTCTTAAACTTTTTAATATCTAATTCATCATGtaagttttaaaaaaacataaaaattaagtaacataaaaaatttatgtatataCATGCATTGCGTGCAAAGAACGTGAGTCTATATATAAAGAACAATAACAACAATATAAAAATGCAATTAATTACGCAATGGAGACGTGGGATGAAGCATGATCACAGATAGGATAATTTATGTTTTCGACTGCTCATTCCTTTTGCTTGAAATTCTTTCATAGCGCAGTTAATGGAAATAAATATGACATGACATTATTAGGTTAAAAATCTGTAAAGGCAATTGAATATCATAACGCTAAAAACATTAAAATAGTTAGAGCCGCAGAGGGGGCCGATTGGGCGACGCCCGACAAGAAAGCCAGATAGGATAACATAACGACATGGTGGAACAATACTCTAAAATCAGGAGAGAATTTGAAAATGAGTATAGTTAATCCGATATCAAGATCTCGAAAAGGAGACGATATCTCGGATTAACATTTAATtataacaatattttttaaaacatgaaaatcattatttttatgATCAAAGTAAAGTTGCACCCATCATTAGATAGATTGATTTGTCTTGGCTCCAACAATTATTGAATCATATATGGACCAATCCATGATTTGTCACGTTAATTCTATAACACTAATTATGTTATTAAGATATGGACCATTCAatccatgatttttttttttatttttgcaagTGTTTTAATTTGAGGGGATTGAGATTGTGCAGCAACGGGTTGTCATGCATTATTACGTATATATGACCACAGAAAATCAATGATTGACATGTATGTTTGACAGAGCAAATCAAATCACAAATTAGGAGCCGAGTGGAAATTGGGACCAACACCCAGGCAGAGGGGCTTTCGGGGGACATGCTCCCTCTGATGAGATCGTTTATCGTGCGCCAAATTAACAGAGATTTTAAGTACacaatatttcaaaacatatgAATTTGTTATAATACTGTTGtccattatattttaaatttatagctATAATATATATTCGTATGATGGGAGATTGCATTGAGTATGTAAGATCATGTAGGATCCACAAAATCCAAGTGTATACGAGTCGATGTAAAAGTATGGTGGCACCCGTCGTTTTCAGGGACAGGTCCTCTTCTAAGTTGGCGGCttatttcaaacttcaacttgaCCATATTCAACTGTTGCTATGCATGTGGCGTCAAATCAAGGTACCCATCTCTCAATGTCATATTTTATTGGGGTTCATTTTGGTACCGATTTATAGCTCATTTGATATCAAAATTCTAAAGTTAACGGGAGATTTCACATTCAATAACTAATTATAATCAACTTACTTTCCAACCCAAGAAAATGATTCTTTTTCTTATGGCCAAAACAGGTGTGGTATTaattgagagagagagagagagagaaagagagTATAGGGGGTGTTACATCTAAAAAGTTGGATCACAGTCCAAATACGCCTTTTATGTAATGTGTACACATATAGAAGAGTGAGAGTAGGGCGTAGGCCTGCACTGAGGATAACAACTCTCATTGAAACATCCAATCCATTCCATTCTCAATTCAAAAAGAAACACTGTTCAATTTCTATGTATACATTGGGTCCCATCATTAAAATCGAATGACCTGTTGCAGGGAAGCCATGTGAAATGTGATGAAAAGAGGAGCATCAAACCAATAAATCAAAAACACAAAAGTGTATGGTACCATTTCAACAAATCAAAAACACTTTAGAATGGATGGTTTTAAATCTTTTGAAGAATCGGAGGCTTGTGATGtcctttcttttcttctatGTTGTGGTTTGAAAATTTTAGCAAAAGATAGAAACTTGGGATTTGTGTTTTGATGGGTTTTTCCTCCCATATATTTTCCATTCC
It encodes:
- the LOC140893126 gene encoding protein RGF1 INDUCIBLE TRANSCRIPTION FACTOR 1, giving the protein MESGGAAAAAAPAWLQGLMAETFFSGCGAHQDRRKNEKNIFCLNCCRSFCPHCLPSHLPSHPLLQVRRYVYQDVIRLDDLEKLIDCSCIQPYTINSAKVIFLNQRAQSRSSSCKQLNGSGNTCFTCDRILQHPFNFCSLSCKVDHMVTRGEDMSSVLRRFDDSDFAISQFEGLLMDGSDHEGSGSHYEMGRGETSEGPEEPRLVRRNTKTKRGFMSMVSLNNRRKGAPHRSPLS